A genome region from Setaria italica strain Yugu1 chromosome III, Setaria_italica_v2.0, whole genome shotgun sequence includes the following:
- the LOC101775514 gene encoding protein NRT1/ PTR FAMILY 3.1 — protein MYQLGMVFLTLSAVVPSLSPPPCAKDDTDCPRASSSQVTVLYLSLLCTSIGTGGTRLCIMAFGADQLELDAHGRPREAKPKWSFFNIYFFGIELAKLTAATAVVYFQENVGWGWGLGIPTITMLAAVIAFVSGYSLYVKMPPGGSPLVRLAQVTAAAFRKRKAVAPDPSLLYQDKELDAGISTTGRLLHTDQLKFFDKAAIVTAGDMLPSGEPKLWRLSTVHRVEELKSIMRMLPIWAATILLMTSGSHNGSFAIQQARTMDRGITPRFKIPPASMLIFTNITMLLTLTFYDRVLVRVLRRYTCHPTGTTHLQRTGVGMTLAMLANAVAAVVERRRRSVAAASELLDAPKATVPMSVLWLVSQYAIHGVADAFMDVGRMEFLYDQAPESLRSTAAALYWLTNSVGSYLGTLLVTIVHDKTRRSGQWLQDNLNRGKLDNDYWLVVALQVLNLVYNFVCVKYYTCKPLETTGDDKEVELDCVSGNGDDYAKKGASASKLQVA, from the exons ATGTACCAGCTCGGCATGGTCTTCCTCACCCTCTCCGCCGTGGTCCCCTCGCTCAGCCCGCCGCCCTGCGCCAAGGACGACACCGACTGCCCGCGCGCGTCGTCCTCCCAGGTCACCGTTCTCTACCTGTCGCTGCTCTGCACGTCCATCGGCACCGGCGGCACGCGCCTCTGCATCATGGCGTTCGGCGCCGACCAGCTCGAGCTGGACGCGCACGGCAGGCCCCGGGAGGCCAAGCCCAAGTGGAGCTTCTTCAACATCTACTTCTTTGGCATCGAGCTGGCGAAGCTCACCGCCGCGACCGCCGTGGTGTACTTCCAGGAGAATGtcgggtgggggtgggggctcGGCATCCCAACCATCACCATGCTCGCCGCGGTGATCGCCTTCGTATCCGGGTACTCGCTGTACGTCAAGATGCCGCCCGGCGGAAGCCCCCTGGTCCGGTTGGCGCAGGTCACCGCTGCGGCGTTCAGGAAGCGGAAAGCCGTCGCGCCGGACCCGAGCCTCCTGTACCAGGACAAGGAGCTCGACGCCGGCATCTCTACCACCGGCCGCCTTCTCCACACCGATCAACTAAA GTTCTTTGACAAGGCAGCCATAGTGACGGCCGGCGACATGCTGCCGTCCGGCGAACCAAAGCTATGGCGGCTGTCGACCGTGCACCGCGTCGAGGAGCTCAAGTCGATCATGCGCATGCTGCCGATCTGGGCGGCCACCATCCTCCTGATGACTTCGGGGTCGCACAACGGCAGCTTCGCGATCCAGCAGGCGCGCACCATGGACCGCGGCATCACGCCGCGCTTCAAGATCCCGCCGGCCTCCATGCTCATCTTCACCAACATCACCATGCTGCTCACCCTCACCTTCTACGACCGCGTGCTCGTCCGCGTCCTCCGCCGCTACACCTGCCACCCCACCGGCACCACCCACCTCCAGCGCACGGGTGTCGGTATGACCCTTGCCATGCTGGCCAACGCGGTGGCCGCGGTCGtggagcggcggcgcaggtccgTGGCCGCCGCGAGCGAGCTGCTGGACGCGCCCAAGGCCACCGTGCCGATGAGCGTCTTGTGGCTGGTGTCGCAGTACGCCATCCACGGCGTGGCTGACGCCTTCATGGACGTCGGCCGCATGGAGTTCTTGTATGACCAGGCGCCGGAGAGCTTgcggagcacggcggcggcgctgtacTGGCTGACCAATTCAGTGGGGAGCTACCTCGGCACGCTGCTGGTTACAATTGTGCACGACAAGACGCGGCGGAGCGGGCAGTGGCTCCAGGACAACCTCAACCGAGGGAAGCTTGACAACGACTACTGGCTCGTCGTGGCATTGCAGGTGCTCAACCTCGTTTACAACTTCGTCTGCGTCAAGTACTATACATGCAAGCCATTAGAGACGACCGGGGATGACAAGGAGGTGGAGCTCGACTGTGTCAGTGGCAATGGTGATGATTACGCCAAGAAGGGTGCAAGTGCAAGCAAGCTTCAGGTAGCTTAG